One Vallitalea pronyensis genomic region harbors:
- a CDS encoding triose-phosphate isomerase — protein MKYIFINLKRFDVSRAKGGICPQDDAVSWIHGVMEESLAYDLGKLEGIEVVYMLPESLLSTGMNVLTKAHTSDRKNLSIGSQSVYRKDIEPGGNFGAFTSNLPAAAVKSLGCTWSIIGHSEERQDKLEIMEQFEPTLRQHEASYQQAMASVNHLMSKEVACALKQNLHVLLCIGESAEEKGEGTWEEQKVNIKKVLKAQLLQCLRDNRHLLGDNKVVIGYEPIWAIGPGKTPPEKPYIAFVSDYIKTCAKEELGIDNIPVVYGGGLKEANANMIASIDTIDGGLVALTNFEQPIGFEVASLKKIIDQYQQV, from the coding sequence ATGAAGTATATTTTCATTAATCTAAAGCGATTTGATGTAAGTAGAGCTAAAGGCGGTATATGCCCACAAGATGATGCTGTGTCATGGATACATGGGGTCATGGAGGAAAGCTTAGCCTATGACTTAGGCAAGTTAGAAGGCATTGAAGTGGTTTATATGTTACCAGAATCACTTTTGTCTACAGGAATGAATGTCTTAACAAAAGCTCATACTAGTGATAGGAAAAACCTGTCCATCGGTTCCCAGAGCGTTTATCGAAAAGATATTGAACCAGGTGGAAACTTCGGAGCCTTTACATCAAATCTGCCAGCAGCAGCCGTTAAAAGCTTAGGATGTACATGGTCCATCATTGGTCATTCCGAAGAACGTCAAGATAAGTTGGAAATCATGGAACAGTTTGAACCCACATTAAGACAACATGAAGCATCCTATCAACAAGCCATGGCCAGCGTAAACCATCTGATGAGCAAAGAAGTTGCTTGTGCCTTAAAGCAAAATCTTCATGTTCTGCTATGCATCGGTGAATCTGCCGAGGAAAAGGGAGAAGGCACTTGGGAAGAACAGAAGGTGAACATCAAGAAAGTACTAAAGGCTCAGTTATTACAATGTCTGAGAGATAATCGTCATCTCTTGGGAGACAACAAAGTGGTTATTGGCTATGAACCCATTTGGGCCATTGGACCCGGTAAGACACCACCTGAAAAACCGTATATTGCATTTGTTTCAGATTATATCAAAACATGTGCGAAAGAAGAACTGGGCATTGATAATATCCCTGTTGTATATGGTGGTGGTTTAAAAGAAGCCAATGCCAACATGATAGCAAGCATTGATACCATTGACGGTGGTCTCGTTGCTTTAACAAATTTTGAACAGCCTATTGGGTTTGAAGTAGCCAGTCTTAAAAAGATTATTGACCAATACCAACAGGTATAA
- a CDS encoding lactate racemase domain-containing protein: MKVNFEYGQGVMTAELPEDRTDVFIPGTTVPDPAYIPEDQIVEVTRESILNPIGMKPISDLVKKGSKVTIVFPDRVKGGFQDTAHRKISIPIILEECFKAGVEKKDILLICSNGLHRKNTEKEIKSILGNKVFYDFWHSNQIINHDSEDYDNLVDLGVDENNNPVIMSKQVYESDLAVFIGHTLGNPYGGYSGGYKHSATGITHWKSIASHHAPHVMHRDDFTPVNAQSLMRSKFDTISMHMEKEMNTKFFMCDAVLDTKARQIAVFSGYAKEMQPISWKVADERTYVPFADEKYDIMIFGMPQNFHYGNGMGTNPIFMMQAASAQIIRHKRVMSDNCVMIFSSICNGYFHDQEFPSYRETYELFQQDYHNQLPDMAEHGVNFAMNKYYTDLYRFNYAYHPFHAFSMMSCGHLAEKHCSAVYCVGAYEPGFARGMGLKTRASFEEALEDAKKYVGANPKILALPLTFKTASVHLCMKE, from the coding sequence ATGAAAGTTAATTTTGAGTATGGACAAGGTGTCATGACAGCAGAATTACCAGAGGACAGAACAGATGTATTTATTCCAGGAACTACGGTACCAGACCCAGCGTATATTCCAGAAGATCAGATTGTGGAAGTAACAAGAGAATCCATTCTTAATCCCATAGGGATGAAACCCATCAGTGACTTGGTAAAGAAAGGCTCAAAAGTAACCATTGTTTTCCCAGACCGGGTAAAAGGCGGCTTCCAGGATACTGCCCACAGAAAGATTTCCATTCCCATTATTCTTGAAGAATGTTTTAAAGCAGGTGTTGAGAAGAAAGATATCTTACTCATCTGTTCCAATGGTTTACACCGAAAGAATACGGAAAAAGAAATTAAATCCATTCTTGGTAACAAAGTCTTCTATGATTTTTGGCACAGCAATCAAATCATCAATCATGACAGCGAAGACTATGACAACTTAGTGGACCTTGGTGTGGATGAGAACAATAACCCTGTCATCATGAGTAAACAAGTCTATGAATCAGACCTTGCTGTATTTATTGGTCACACACTTGGTAACCCTTATGGCGGTTATTCAGGTGGTTACAAACATTCTGCAACAGGCATTACCCATTGGAAATCCATTGCCAGCCATCATGCACCACATGTGATGCACAGAGATGATTTCACACCCGTTAACGCACAATCATTAATGCGTTCCAAGTTTGACACCATTTCCATGCACATGGAAAAAGAAATGAATACCAAGTTCTTTATGTGTGACGCTGTACTGGATACCAAAGCAAGACAAATAGCAGTTTTCTCAGGCTATGCCAAAGAGATGCAGCCCATCTCATGGAAGGTAGCAGATGAAAGAACGTATGTACCCTTTGCAGATGAAAAATATGACATTATGATTTTTGGTATGCCTCAGAATTTCCACTATGGAAACGGAATGGGTACCAACCCTATTTTCATGATGCAGGCAGCTTCAGCACAGATTATTCGTCATAAACGGGTCATGTCGGACAATTGTGTTATGATTTTCTCATCCATCTGTAACGGTTATTTCCATGATCAGGAATTTCCTTCTTACAGAGAAACCTATGAGCTTTTTCAACAAGATTATCATAATCAATTACCGGATATGGCTGAACATGGTGTAAATTTTGCTATGAATAAGTATTATACAGACCTTTACAGATTCAATTATGCTTATCACCCATTCCATGCTTTTTCCATGATGAGCTGTGGTCACTTAGCAGAAAAACATTGTAGTGCAGTATACTGTGTAGGTGCCTATGAACCAGGTTTTGCTAGAGGTATGGGGCTTAAAACAAGGGCTAGTTTTGAAGAAGCTTTGGAGGATGCTAAGAAGTATGTGGGTGCTAATCCCAAGATATTGGCATTGCCACTTACATTTAAAACAGCATCTGTTCACCTTTGTATGAAAGAATAA
- a CDS encoding energy-coupling factor ABC transporter permease: MHMGDALISPIVGGTMLAASTGVMGYSIHQLKGEVFEKRLPLMGVMGAFLFAAQMINFAIPGTGSSGHIGGGILLAIILGPSAGFLTLASVLLIQALFFADGGLLAFGCNLINLGFFTCFVAYPMIFRPMVRKAVTKRRIIIGAILASIVGLQLGSLGVVAQTWFSGRTELPLSTFLLFMQPIHLAIGIVEGMITGLIVSYLYSQNAAFIYAHQQSDDVKTAMKPKRHLVMKVMVAALVVGGLISLFASSNPDGLEWAVFKTANTEEVANESTVIHWLERAQEQISFMPDYGFGGRMSSDKAETSVSGIVGSFITLGIVLLLGIGIKRRGRRVSQNE, from the coding sequence ATGCATATGGGTGATGCGCTCATCTCACCAATTGTTGGCGGTACCATGTTAGCTGCAAGTACAGGTGTTATGGGCTATTCGATTCATCAATTAAAAGGTGAGGTATTTGAGAAAAGATTACCCCTTATGGGGGTTATGGGTGCATTTTTATTTGCTGCACAGATGATTAACTTTGCTATACCAGGTACCGGGTCAAGCGGTCATATTGGCGGGGGAATTCTTCTCGCCATTATCCTAGGACCCAGCGCAGGATTTTTGACACTGGCAAGTGTCTTGTTAATACAGGCACTGTTTTTTGCTGATGGCGGTTTGCTTGCTTTTGGTTGTAATCTGATTAATCTAGGCTTTTTTACATGTTTTGTAGCCTATCCTATGATTTTTCGTCCAATGGTTCGTAAAGCCGTGACAAAGAGGCGGATTATCATTGGAGCCATACTGGCATCTATCGTTGGTTTACAGCTTGGCTCACTGGGCGTTGTGGCTCAGACTTGGTTTTCTGGTCGGACAGAATTGCCATTATCCACCTTTTTATTATTCATGCAGCCTATTCATCTTGCCATTGGCATTGTTGAAGGCATGATTACAGGGTTGATTGTGAGTTACTTATATAGCCAGAATGCAGCTTTCATCTATGCTCATCAACAATCTGATGACGTAAAAACAGCCATGAAACCTAAGCGGCATCTTGTTATGAAGGTAATGGTGGCGGCTCTTGTAGTGGGAGGCTTAATCTCACTATTTGCTTCTTCCAATCCAGATGGGCTGGAGTGGGCTGTTTTTAAGACAGCTAACACGGAAGAAGTAGCGAATGAATCAACGGTCATTCACTGGCTTGAAAGAGCCCAAGAACAGATTTCTTTCATGCCAGATTATGGGTTTGGCGGTCGCATGTCGTCGGACAAAGCAGAGACCAGTGTTTCGGGCATTGTAGGCAGTTTCATAACACTTGGTATTGTACTACTGCTGGGTATAGGCATAAAACGCCGTGGCAGAAGGGTGTCACAAAATGAATAA